One Deltaproteobacteria bacterium genomic region harbors:
- a CDS encoding ABC transporter ATP-binding protein, translated as MHALVLENVSKSFGGIDAVSKVNLSVSVGESRALIGPNGAGKSTLFNLTTGEIPLDRGRIILFGKDLTREPVKKRITSQLGRTYQVSNLFSRLTVQENLFLASWQTRRARTSPIATLLRSWRAFEHLRRHVAQTAHRVGLDGKLDTPVEELSHGEQRQLELGVTLAHEPRILLLDEPMAGLSAAERKFMTELIMSLKPEITVVIIEHDIDVAFSIADRVSVLHHGAIIAEGTPREIEDNPQVQQIYTLSRQS; from the coding sequence ATGCACGCGCTCGTACTGGAGAACGTATCCAAATCATTCGGCGGCATCGATGCGGTCAGCAAAGTGAACCTGAGCGTGTCGGTGGGGGAGAGCCGAGCACTGATCGGGCCCAATGGGGCCGGCAAGTCGACCCTTTTTAACCTGACCACGGGTGAAATTCCTTTGGACAGGGGCAGGATCATTCTGTTCGGCAAAGACCTGACTCGAGAGCCCGTAAAAAAACGCATTACTTCGCAACTGGGCAGGACCTATCAGGTGTCCAATCTCTTCAGCCGGCTGACGGTCCAGGAGAACCTGTTTTTGGCTTCCTGGCAGACGCGAAGAGCCAGAACCTCCCCGATCGCCACGCTGCTTCGTTCCTGGCGAGCATTTGAGCATCTACGACGCCACGTTGCTCAGACTGCCCATCGGGTAGGGCTGGACGGCAAACTGGACACGCCGGTGGAAGAGCTTTCCCACGGCGAACAACGCCAGTTGGAGTTGGGCGTCACCCTGGCCCACGAACCCAGAATACTGCTGCTGGACGAACCCATGGCCGGGCTGTCCGCAGCCGAGCGGAAATTCATGACCGAACTGATCATGAGTTTGAAGCCCGAGATTACGGTGGTCATCATCGAGCACGACATCGATGTGGCGTTCAGCATTGCCGACCGGGTTTCGGTGCTGCACCACGGCGCGATTATTGCCGAGGGAACCCCTCGGGAGATCGAGGATAATCCACAGGTTCAACAAATCTACACCCTGAGCCGGCAATCCTAG